A window from Geomonas ferrireducens encodes these proteins:
- a CDS encoding HD family phosphohydrolase — translation MPTESGDKQTIQKSSLIRLCDSWMEAVAQGFTCDRYEKRSRFIMLFLTALFLTLFIIPSPQFLSVHYREGDIATSDIRATQDYLIEDLLLTEKKRAEAEAAAPFVYTLAPNGNIDLVRRLEDALELMDDATLHGEARRKAVIAAVGVDVSAQELAALSRVRQQRAFLSDLGRQLAPLYRQRIVADKGHFAADLRHGIVVVDETTKQDVAGGDYSASLDLAGARRAFLGMTLTQGASPRDLETLKGLALRMIAPNLTFDRNGTDEKKSQARGAVRPVLFKMKRGEMLVRVGERVTSEQAMKLERVFSARNSAPILTGLGIFGLILVLCYAPFRFGRKNIRKFNPSNKDILLLSLLTVVNFGVLKLVSTVSTAMGGLFPSIDTANYFYLFPFAASAIVVRIILNSEVALVYCAITAPLTGIMLNNSLQVVVYALLGGIVGAHGVRQCKDRGTIYSAGLKVSAVNMALAVCFHVYNDSPISLQPVYGIVFAFLGGFINAAYVSGMIPLIEAVFQYTTDVKLLELANLNSPLLRELMIRAPGTYHHSVLVGNMVEAGAEAISANPLLARVAAYYHDVGKLKKPQYFIENIRDGENRHDKLSPSMSALILISHMKDGVELAKEHRLGQPIIEIIRQSHGTSIINYFYLKAKGLETPGSPPVEERDFRYPGPKPQTREAGLVLLADCVEAASRTLTDPTPARIQGLVQKIINNIFIDGQLDECELTLKNLHEIAKSFNQILVGIYHQRIDYPEPAYKEKTIARKPEDIDSEPPKADTGREEGPAKGGTEDLRRLGMS, via the coding sequence ATGCCCACTGAAAGCGGCGATAAACAGACAATTCAGAAGAGTTCGCTGATCCGGTTGTGTGACAGCTGGATGGAAGCGGTCGCGCAAGGTTTCACCTGCGACCGGTATGAGAAGCGCAGCCGCTTCATCATGCTCTTCCTCACCGCCTTATTCCTCACCCTGTTCATCATCCCGAGCCCGCAGTTCCTCTCGGTGCACTACCGGGAGGGGGATATTGCCACCTCCGACATCCGCGCCACGCAGGACTATCTCATCGAGGACCTGCTCCTCACCGAGAAGAAGCGTGCCGAGGCCGAAGCTGCCGCCCCCTTCGTCTATACGCTTGCACCCAACGGCAACATAGACTTGGTGCGCCGTCTGGAGGACGCCCTCGAGCTGATGGACGACGCCACCCTGCACGGCGAGGCGAGGCGCAAGGCGGTGATCGCGGCGGTCGGCGTGGACGTCTCTGCGCAGGAACTGGCCGCGCTCTCGCGGGTCAGGCAGCAGCGCGCCTTCCTCTCCGACCTCGGGCGGCAGCTAGCCCCCTTGTACCGGCAGCGCATCGTGGCGGACAAGGGGCACTTCGCCGCGGACCTGCGCCACGGCATCGTGGTGGTGGACGAGACGACCAAGCAGGACGTGGCGGGAGGGGACTACTCCGCCAGCCTCGATCTCGCCGGGGCGCGCCGCGCCTTTTTAGGGATGACCCTTACCCAGGGTGCTTCTCCCCGTGACCTCGAGACCCTGAAGGGGCTCGCGCTGCGCATGATCGCCCCGAACCTCACCTTCGACCGCAACGGCACCGACGAGAAGAAGAGCCAGGCTCGCGGAGCGGTGCGTCCTGTCCTCTTCAAGATGAAGCGGGGCGAGATGCTGGTCCGTGTCGGCGAGCGGGTCACCTCCGAGCAGGCCATGAAGCTGGAGCGGGTTTTCAGTGCGCGCAACAGCGCCCCGATCCTCACCGGCCTCGGCATCTTCGGGCTCATCCTGGTGCTCTGTTACGCCCCCTTCCGCTTCGGTCGCAAGAACATCAGGAAATTCAACCCGAGCAACAAGGACATCCTGTTACTGTCCCTTCTCACCGTGGTGAACTTCGGGGTGCTGAAGCTGGTCTCCACCGTTTCCACCGCCATGGGGGGGCTCTTCCCTTCCATCGACACGGCGAACTACTTCTACCTTTTCCCTTTTGCGGCCTCCGCCATCGTGGTCAGGATCATCCTGAACTCCGAGGTCGCCCTGGTCTACTGCGCCATCACCGCGCCCCTGACCGGGATCATGTTGAACAACTCGCTCCAGGTCGTCGTCTATGCACTTCTGGGGGGCATCGTCGGGGCTCACGGCGTGCGCCAGTGCAAGGACCGTGGGACCATTTACAGCGCGGGGCTCAAGGTGAGCGCGGTGAACATGGCGCTCGCCGTCTGCTTCCACGTCTACAACGACAGCCCGATCTCGCTGCAACCGGTTTACGGCATCGTCTTCGCCTTCTTGGGCGGCTTCATCAACGCGGCTTACGTGTCCGGCATGATTCCGCTCATCGAGGCGGTGTTCCAGTACACCACCGACGTCAAGCTTCTGGAGCTTGCGAACCTCAACTCGCCGTTGTTGCGCGAGCTGATGATCCGGGCCCCCGGGACCTACCACCACAGCGTACTCGTCGGCAACATGGTCGAGGCCGGCGCCGAGGCGATCAGCGCGAACCCGCTGCTCGCCCGTGTCGCCGCCTACTACCACGACGTCGGAAAGCTGAAGAAGCCGCAGTACTTTATCGAGAACATCCGCGATGGTGAGAACCGCCACGACAAGCTCTCTCCGAGCATGAGTGCGCTCATCCTGATTTCGCACATGAAGGACGGTGTCGAACTCGCCAAGGAGCACCGCCTGGGGCAGCCGATCATCGAGATCATCCGTCAGTCGCACGGCACCTCGATCATCAACTACTTCTACCTGAAGGCGAAAGGGCTGGAGACACCGGGCTCCCCGCCGGTGGAGGAGCGCGACTTCCGCTACCCGGGGCCCAAACCGCAGACCAGGGAGGCGGGGCTCGTGCTTCTTGCCGATTGCGTCGAGGCCGCCTCGCGCACGCTCACCGATCCGACCCCGGCGAGGATCCAGGGGCTCGTGCAGAAGATCATCAACAACATCTTCATCGACGGGCAGTTGGACGAGTGCGAACTGACGCTCAAAAACCTGCACGAGATAGCCAAGAGCTTCAACCAGATACTCGTGGGGATCTACCATCAGCGTATCGATTACCCCGAGCCCGCCTACAAGGAGAAGACGATTGCCAGGAAGCCAGAAGATATCGATAGCGAACCGCCAAAGGCGGATACCGGTCGCGAAGAAGGACCTGCGAAGGGTGGCACAGAGGATCTTAGACGCCTTGGGATGTCCTGA
- the ybeY gene encoding rRNA maturation RNase YbeY — MGCPEAELSVSIVGDRAIRVLNREYLGRDKATNVISFAMQEGEFGAVNPEVLGDVVISVDTAAREAEESGDTFLGRLYFLLMHGILHITGYDHERSGEAEAARMEAKEREIFALLVEEGLV; from the coding sequence TTGGGATGTCCTGAGGCGGAACTCTCGGTGAGCATCGTCGGGGACCGGGCCATCCGGGTCCTGAACCGTGAGTACCTGGGGCGTGACAAGGCGACCAACGTGATCTCCTTCGCCATGCAGGAAGGGGAGTTCGGGGCCGTCAACCCGGAGGTGCTGGGGGACGTGGTGATCTCCGTGGACACCGCGGCGCGCGAGGCCGAGGAGTCCGGCGACACCTTTTTGGGCCGCCTGTACTTCCTGCTTATGCACGGCATCCTGCACATCACCGGCTACGACCACGAAAGAAGCGGTGAGGCCGAGGCCGCCCGCATGGAGGCGAAAGAGCGTGAGATCTTCGCCCTGCTCGTCGAGGAAGGGCTTGTCTAG
- a CDS encoding diacylglycerol kinase, giving the protein MKPTRFIDSVNCAIEGILHATRTQKHMRYHFLAALAVLFTALLLRVSSMEFMLLALAVSFVLFAELMNTAVEIVVDMISPGYHPLAKLAKDVAAGAVLVAAFGTAIMGYLVLARYVLPWQRTGLEMIGTETETGMVVSVVLVLIVVVIMKARGGTGTPLEGGGVSGHSAVGFSIATSVALHTQDPLITVFCFILAAMVSHSRLLLRIHRPREVVAGGLVGVAITVAVHLLFRAFG; this is encoded by the coding sequence ATGAAGCCGACCCGCTTCATCGACTCGGTGAACTGCGCGATCGAGGGGATCCTCCACGCGACGCGCACGCAAAAGCACATGCGCTACCACTTCCTGGCGGCGCTCGCCGTGCTCTTCACCGCCCTTTTGCTGCGGGTCTCCTCCATGGAGTTCATGCTGCTCGCCCTGGCGGTCAGCTTCGTCCTCTTCGCCGAACTCATGAACACGGCGGTCGAAATCGTGGTGGACATGATTTCGCCCGGGTACCACCCGCTGGCGAAGCTCGCCAAAGATGTCGCCGCGGGCGCCGTGCTCGTGGCGGCCTTCGGCACCGCCATCATGGGGTACCTGGTGCTCGCCAGGTACGTGCTCCCCTGGCAGAGAACGGGGCTCGAGATGATCGGTACCGAAACGGAGACGGGGATGGTGGTTTCGGTGGTCCTCGTGCTCATCGTCGTGGTGATCATGAAGGCGCGCGGCGGCACCGGGACCCCGCTCGAAGGGGGGGGCGTGAGCGGCCACTCGGCGGTCGGCTTTTCCATCGCCACCTCGGTCGCGCTGCACACTCAGGACCCGCTCATAACGGTTTTCTGTTTCATCCTCGCCGCCATGGTGAGCCACTCGCGCCTTCTTTTGAGGATCCACCGTCCCAGGGAAGTCGTGGCGGGGGGGCTCGTCGGGGTGGCGATCACCGTGGCGGTGCATCTGCTGTTCCGCGCCTTCGGGTGA
- a CDS encoding hemolysin family protein translates to MEEGNGRKGQGLIESLTRLLYGKKKVTEAEIQEIMDAGEEEGVINQEENAMIRSILTLGDSMVREIMLPRMEMSCVSIQDEVSEVLKSIIASGHSRLPVYEGTIDNVIGLIYAKDLLRYWGEPDDAIELRKLIRAPFFVPETKNLEELLHDFKKRRVHMAVVIDEYGGTAGLVTIEDLLEEIVGDIQDEYDLETERLSVQGDGSIVADGRLTIEEVEEHFHVSIEKDNFETVGGLIFHLTGRIPLAGEVIESETLVLTVLEADERRIAKVHIARKEELERESEES, encoded by the coding sequence TTGGAAGAGGGTAACGGACGCAAGGGACAGGGGCTCATCGAATCCCTGACCCGGCTCTTGTACGGCAAAAAGAAGGTCACCGAGGCCGAGATCCAGGAGATCATGGACGCCGGCGAGGAAGAAGGGGTCATCAACCAGGAGGAGAACGCGATGATCCGCTCCATCCTCACCTTGGGTGACTCGATGGTGCGCGAGATCATGCTGCCGCGCATGGAGATGTCCTGCGTTTCCATTCAGGACGAGGTGAGCGAGGTGCTGAAATCGATCATCGCCTCCGGCCACTCGCGCTTGCCGGTCTACGAAGGGACCATCGACAACGTCATCGGCCTCATCTACGCGAAGGACCTCCTGAGATACTGGGGCGAGCCGGACGACGCCATCGAATTGCGGAAGCTGATCCGTGCCCCCTTCTTCGTCCCCGAGACCAAGAACCTGGAGGAGCTGCTGCACGACTTCAAGAAGCGGCGCGTCCATATGGCGGTGGTCATCGACGAGTACGGCGGCACCGCGGGGCTCGTCACCATCGAGGACCTGCTCGAGGAGATCGTGGGGGACATCCAGGACGAGTACGACCTGGAGACCGAGCGCCTCTCGGTGCAGGGGGACGGCTCCATCGTCGCCGATGGCAGGCTCACCATCGAGGAGGTGGAGGAGCACTTCCACGTCTCCATCGAGAAGGACAACTTCGAGACGGTTGGGGGGCTCATCTTCCACCTGACCGGCCGCATCCCGCTGGCGGGCGAGGTGATCGAGAGCGAGACCCTGGTACTTACCGTGCTCGAAGCGGACGAACGCCGCATCGCGAAGGTGCACATCGCCCGTAAAGAAGAGCTGGAACGGGAGTCCGAGGAGTCGTGA
- the lnt gene encoding apolipoprotein N-acyltransferase yields MTGKTVNPGATTAGRYLLALCSGALLAVSFPLPGISVLAWIAFVPLFVAADGVAPRLGFRLGFVAGSAAYTALLYWLNVVMMGYGKLHWSVSGTLFLLLAGYLALYPAAVLWMVRRCEENGIPLLCSFPLLWVTGEAVRSYAFTGFPWANLGYSQYRTLPLIQISDLTGVYGVSFLVAFANVVFYRIWVSMRHKKPYPVRALIMLVLLLAATMVYGVARLTRADRGVTQRVLVVQGNIPQDVKWAPAWQDATVKTYERLTREGCREPGTLVVWPESAMPFFLQQEPAYAERLKSLARELKSPIVVGSPAFEQEGGTVRYLNSVFLVTEQGVVAGRSDKLHLVPFGEYVPLAPLLPFVNKLVTGVGDFSPGKSTQLLASSAGKLGVLVCFEGIFPEIARAYVEQGAGLLVNITNDAWFGRTSAPYQHLSMTVFRAVENRVPLVRAANTGISAVIDSKGHIRGVTPLFQEGTLAGEIRTGARGTFYTRFGDLFALLCLSGSAGMAVACYRRRGRD; encoded by the coding sequence GTGACCGGCAAGACGGTGAACCCCGGCGCGACGACCGCGGGGCGCTACCTGCTGGCGCTTTGCTCGGGTGCGCTGCTCGCGGTTTCCTTTCCGCTTCCCGGCATCTCGGTGCTGGCGTGGATCGCCTTCGTGCCGCTGTTTGTCGCCGCCGACGGCGTCGCCCCGAGGCTCGGGTTCCGGCTCGGGTTCGTCGCCGGCAGCGCCGCTTACACGGCACTTCTGTACTGGCTGAACGTGGTGATGATGGGGTACGGCAAGCTGCACTGGAGCGTGAGCGGCACGCTCTTTCTTCTGCTTGCAGGATACCTCGCGCTCTACCCGGCCGCGGTTTTGTGGATGGTGCGGCGCTGCGAGGAGAACGGGATCCCGCTTCTTTGCTCCTTTCCGCTTCTGTGGGTCACGGGGGAGGCGGTCCGCTCCTACGCGTTCACCGGCTTTCCGTGGGCGAACCTCGGGTACTCGCAATACCGCACCCTGCCGCTGATCCAGATCAGCGACCTGACCGGCGTGTACGGGGTGAGCTTCCTCGTTGCCTTCGCCAACGTGGTCTTTTACCGGATCTGGGTTTCCATGCGGCACAAAAAGCCCTACCCGGTGCGCGCGCTCATCATGCTGGTGCTGCTTCTTGCCGCCACCATGGTGTACGGCGTCGCCCGGCTCACCCGTGCCGACAGGGGTGTGACGCAGCGGGTGCTCGTGGTGCAGGGAAACATCCCGCAGGACGTCAAGTGGGCCCCGGCCTGGCAGGACGCCACCGTGAAGACCTACGAGCGGCTGACCCGCGAGGGGTGCCGCGAGCCCGGGACGCTCGTGGTCTGGCCCGAGAGCGCCATGCCGTTTTTCCTGCAGCAGGAGCCCGCCTACGCGGAGCGGCTCAAGAGCCTCGCCAGGGAACTGAAGAGCCCCATCGTGGTGGGAAGCCCCGCCTTTGAGCAGGAGGGGGGAACGGTGCGCTACCTGAACAGCGTCTTTCTCGTCACCGAGCAGGGCGTCGTGGCCGGACGAAGCGACAAGCTGCACCTGGTCCCCTTCGGCGAGTACGTGCCGCTTGCTCCGCTTTTGCCGTTCGTGAACAAGCTGGTGACCGGCGTCGGCGATTTCTCTCCGGGCAAGAGCACCCAGCTCCTTGCCTCTTCCGCGGGGAAGCTCGGCGTGCTGGTCTGCTTCGAGGGGATCTTCCCGGAAATCGCCCGTGCCTACGTCGAGCAGGGCGCCGGGCTCCTGGTGAACATCACCAACGATGCCTGGTTCGGGCGCACCTCCGCACCGTACCAGCATCTCTCCATGACCGTGTTCCGGGCCGTGGAGAACCGGGTCCCCCTGGTGCGTGCCGCCAACACCGGGATCAGCGCGGTGATCGACAGCAAGGGGCACATCCGCGGGGTTACACCGCTGTTCCAGGAGGGAACCCTGGCCGGGGAGATCCGTACCGGCGCGCGGGGGACCTTCTACACCCGTTTCGGCGACCTCTTCGCGCTGCTCTGCCTCTCCGGGAGCGCGGGGATGGCGGTCGCCTGCTACCGTCGCAGAGGGCGGGACTGA
- the prfB gene encoding peptide chain release factor 2 (programmed frameshift) encodes MFREEIAKIEELVERINNLRGSLDVDDKRERMQELEEVTSRPDFWNDAENAQKVLKARMAMEKDVNTWESLERQAGDIKELIELGSEEEDEATLAEVRAMNAQLETVVSQAEFRRMLSGPHDASGAFVSINSGAGGTESQDWAEMLLRMYLRYCEKKGWKTEITDYQEGDGAGIKGVTFAATGEFAYGYLKAEAGIHRLVRISPFDSSARRHTSFASVFVFPIIEEEDIDIKISESDLRIDTYRSSGAGGQHVNTTDSAIRITHLPTGTVVACQSERSQHMNKATAMKVLRSKLYELELREREAKAADIAGEKKEIGWGSQIRSYVLHPYKMVKDLRTGVESGNPDNVLDGALDDFVVPYLMGVRRETSDI; translated from the exons ATGTTCAGAGAGGAAATAGCCAAGATAGAAGAGCTCGTGGAGCGCATCAACAACCTCCGGGGGTCTCTT GACGTAGATGACAAGAGGGAGCGGATGCAGGAGCTCGAAGAGGTGACCTCCCGCCCCGATTTTTGGAACGATGCCGAGAATGCCCAGAAGGTCCTCAAGGCCAGGATGGCCATGGAGAAGGACGTCAACACCTGGGAATCGCTCGAGCGGCAGGCCGGCGACATTAAGGAACTGATCGAGCTGGGGAGCGAGGAAGAGGACGAGGCGACCCTTGCCGAGGTGCGCGCCATGAACGCGCAACTGGAGACCGTGGTGAGCCAGGCGGAATTCCGTCGCATGCTCTCCGGGCCGCACGACGCCTCGGGCGCCTTCGTTTCCATCAACTCCGGTGCAGGCGGGACGGAGTCGCAGGACTGGGCCGAGATGCTCCTGCGCATGTACCTGCGTTACTGCGAGAAGAAGGGGTGGAAGACCGAGATCACCGACTACCAGGAAGGGGATGGGGCCGGGATCAAGGGGGTTACCTTCGCGGCGACCGGCGAGTTCGCCTACGGCTATCTGAAGGCGGAGGCGGGGATCCACCGCCTGGTGCGCATATCGCCCTTTGACAGCTCCGCCCGGCGTCACACCTCGTTCGCCTCCGTGTTCGTCTTCCCGATCATCGAGGAAGAGGACATCGACATCAAGATATCGGAGAGCGACCTGAGGATCGACACCTATCGCTCCTCGGGGGCAGGCGGTCAGCACGTCAACACCACCGACTCCGCGATCAGGATCACCCACCTCCCCACCGGCACCGTGGTGGCCTGCCAGAGCGAGCGGAGCCAGCACATGAACAAGGCGACCGCGATGAAGGTGCTCCGCTCCAAGCTCTACGAGTTGGAGCTCAGGGAGCGCGAGGCGAAGGCGGCCGATATCGCCGGGGAGAAGAAGGAAATCGGCTGGGGGAGCCAGATCCGCTCCTACGTGCTGCATCCCTACAAGATGGTGAAGGACCTGCGCACCGGTGTCGAGAGCGGCAATCCCGACAACGTGCTGGACGGCGCGCTGGACGACTTCGTGGTCCCCTACCTCATGGGCGTGCGCCGCGAGACGAGCGACATCTAG
- a CDS encoding NlpC/P60 family protein, producing MLKTVRLFVIYLLLLAPAATGCAAQRAGLTSVGFAIQVGAFSDVKNAERLTKKLQDQGIEAFYFKRENGIYAVRFGDFPRRDDARKAAQKLVKERTIGSYFIAAPQPERSAALRETVIEKAPAPSITKPAKPVKKKEEPVKRDRSDMGGIAARTAERFVGIPYRWGGDTVVDGMDCSGFVRAVYNLCGVNIPRTSREQYRVGDAVGREELKDGDLVFFGGSPDEINHVGIFVGNGRFVHAPRRGDDIKVSSMDESYFQKRFVGAKRYF from the coding sequence ATGCTTAAGACGGTAAGGCTTTTTGTCATATATCTATTGCTGCTGGCACCCGCGGCCACCGGCTGCGCCGCCCAGCGTGCGGGGCTCACGAGCGTTGGCTTCGCCATCCAGGTGGGCGCCTTCTCCGACGTGAAAAACGCCGAGCGGCTGACCAAAAAACTTCAGGACCAGGGGATCGAGGCCTTCTACTTCAAAAGGGAAAACGGCATCTACGCCGTGCGCTTCGGGGACTTCCCCCGTCGCGACGATGCGCGCAAGGCGGCGCAGAAGCTCGTGAAGGAGAGGACCATCGGCTCCTACTTCATCGCCGCGCCGCAGCCCGAGCGAAGTGCCGCGCTGCGCGAGACCGTGATCGAGAAGGCGCCGGCCCCCTCGATCACCAAGCCGGCGAAGCCCGTGAAGAAGAAGGAAGAGCCGGTGAAGCGCGACCGCAGCGACATGGGCGGGATCGCCGCCCGGACCGCGGAGCGCTTCGTCGGTATCCCGTACCGTTGGGGCGGGGACACCGTGGTGGACGGCATGGACTGCAGCGGTTTCGTGCGCGCCGTCTACAACCTGTGCGGCGTCAACATCCCGCGCACCTCGCGCGAGCAGTACCGGGTGGGTGACGCCGTGGGGCGCGAGGAGTTAAAGGACGGCGATCTGGTTTTCTTCGGGGGCTCCCCGGACGAGATCAACCACGTCGGCATCTTCGTCGGCAACGGCCGTTTCGTGCATGCCCCGCGTCGCGGCGACGACATCAAGGTGAGTTCCATGGACGAATCCTACTTTCAGAAGAGGTTCGTCGGCGCGAAGCGATACTTTTAA
- a CDS encoding DUF1015 domain-containing protein — protein MAFIKPFKAVRPKKDLAEKVAALPYDVMNTQEAMAMAAGNPASFLHISRPEIDLPEDIDVHSDPVYVQGRENLAKFMKEGVLLQDDTERYYVYRQKMGNITQTGLVVCAGVDDYQDGTIKKHELTRADKEEDRVKHIDALNANDEPVFYTYRNAPAITATIDQVTKGEPLYDFTTDDGVSHTLWDIADQALIDSLTASFAAIPTLYVADGHHRSAAASRVRDLRKDANPKHTGSEEYNFFLTVIFPDNEMTIMPYNRVVKDLNGRSFAEFMARVGERFEATPVSGAVQPGERHQFGMYLGGKWYVLVPREDSFPENDPVASMDVSILQDNLLSPVLGVRNPRTDQRIHFVGGIRGVEELERVVNSGEYMVAFSLFPTSIEELMSLADEDKIMPPKSTWFEPKLRSGLFVHLLD, from the coding sequence ATGGCATTTATCAAGCCGTTCAAGGCGGTGCGCCCCAAAAAGGATCTGGCGGAGAAGGTCGCCGCTCTTCCCTATGACGTGATGAACACGCAGGAGGCCATGGCGATGGCGGCCGGCAATCCGGCGAGCTTTCTGCACATTTCCCGCCCGGAGATCGATCTTCCGGAAGACATCGACGTGCACTCCGACCCGGTCTACGTCCAGGGGCGGGAGAACCTCGCGAAGTTCATGAAAGAAGGGGTGCTGCTGCAGGACGACACCGAGCGCTACTACGTCTACCGCCAGAAGATGGGCAACATCACCCAGACCGGCCTCGTGGTCTGCGCCGGTGTCGACGACTACCAAGACGGCACCATCAAGAAGCACGAGCTGACCAGGGCGGACAAGGAGGAGGACCGCGTAAAGCATATCGATGCGCTGAACGCGAACGACGAGCCGGTCTTCTACACCTACCGCAACGCCCCGGCCATCACCGCGACCATCGATCAGGTGACCAAGGGTGAGCCGCTTTACGACTTCACCACCGACGACGGCGTCTCCCACACCCTGTGGGACATCGCCGACCAGGCACTCATCGACTCCCTGACCGCGAGCTTCGCCGCGATCCCGACCCTCTACGTCGCCGACGGCCACCACCGCAGTGCCGCGGCGAGCCGGGTGCGCGACCTGAGAAAGGACGCCAACCCGAAGCACACCGGCAGCGAGGAGTACAACTTCTTCCTCACCGTGATCTTCCCGGACAACGAGATGACCATCATGCCCTACAACCGGGTGGTGAAGGATCTGAACGGCCGCAGCTTCGCCGAGTTCATGGCACGCGTCGGCGAGCGCTTCGAGGCGACGCCGGTCTCCGGCGCGGTGCAGCCCGGCGAGCGGCACCAGTTCGGCATGTACCTGGGCGGAAAGTGGTACGTGCTCGTCCCGCGCGAGGACTCCTTCCCGGAAAACGATCCCGTCGCTTCCATGGACGTATCCATCCTGCAGGACAACCTCTTGAGCCCGGTCCTCGGCGTGCGCAACCCGCGCACCGACCAGCGCATCCACTTCGTGGGCGGAATCCGCGGCGTCGAGGAACTGGAGCGGGTGGTGAATTCCGGCGAGTACATGGTCGCCTTCTCCCTGTTCCCGACCTCTATCGAGGAGCTCATGTCGCTGGCGGACGAGGACAAGATCATGCCGCCCAAGTCAACCTGGTTCGAACCGAAGCTCAGAAGCGGACTCTTTGTCCACCTGCTGGATTAA
- a CDS encoding FKBP-type peptidyl-prolyl cis-trans isomerase codes for MRNVEKFLVLLLLMAAVAIPACSQKEPTKLAAAEKTEKKSAAGAVTTASGLSYTDLVVGTGASPTSGKSVTVHYTGTLENGSKFDSSLDRGQPFVFRIGAGEVIPGWDEGVMSMKVGGKRKLVVPPQLGYGANGAGGVIPPNATLVFEVELLDVEK; via the coding sequence ATGCGTAACGTTGAGAAGTTCCTTGTGCTGCTGCTGCTCATGGCGGCGGTGGCCATACCCGCCTGCTCCCAGAAGGAACCGACCAAGCTGGCGGCAGCCGAAAAGACAGAAAAGAAAAGTGCAGCCGGTGCGGTGACCACCGCTTCCGGCCTTTCCTACACCGATCTTGTGGTGGGGACCGGCGCGTCGCCCACCTCGGGCAAGAGCGTCACCGTCCATTACACCGGCACGCTTGAGAACGGCTCCAAGTTCGACAGCTCGCTCGACCGCGGCCAGCCCTTCGTATTCCGGATCGGCGCGGGCGAGGTGATCCCCGGGTGGGACGAAGGGGTGATGTCCATGAAGGTCGGCGGCAAAAGGAAGCTCGTCGTCCCGCCGCAGCTTGGCTACGGGGCGAACGGCGCAGGCGGGGTGATACCCCCCAACGCGACCCTGGTCTTTGAAGTGGAGCTTCTGGATGTAGAGAAGTAA